The following coding sequences lie in one Vibrio sp. BS-M-Sm-2 genomic window:
- a CDS encoding alpha/beta hydrolase: protein MYQHVKFPSQGVAISAHLYLPKNKPQTQYPIIILCHGFCGVKELLLPAYAERFSEQGYASLTFDYRGFGESEGELGRLVPALQIEDINAAIEWVSTQQNIDASRIGLWGTSFGGANSIIAASLNPKVQCVVAQLTFADGESVITGEMNVEEKEKFVRALERMRDKKAKTGKELMVPIAKVLGDPQSVEFFNNFKDDFPALNIKIPFLTVWETMNHKPLNALALLNKPLLVVAAGEDKVNPVSESKTLFEHANEPKQLHIEQGATHYQVYSGEFFESVVKQELNWFDKYL, encoded by the coding sequence ATGTATCAGCATGTTAAATTCCCTTCTCAAGGGGTGGCTATTTCCGCTCACCTTTATTTGCCAAAAAATAAACCACAAACACAATATCCAATCATTATTTTGTGTCACGGTTTTTGTGGTGTGAAAGAGTTACTACTTCCTGCTTATGCTGAACGATTTTCTGAGCAAGGATACGCGTCGCTTACCTTTGATTATCGTGGGTTTGGAGAAAGCGAGGGGGAACTTGGTCGTTTAGTTCCTGCGTTACAAATTGAAGATATCAATGCTGCAATCGAATGGGTATCTACTCAGCAAAATATTGATGCGAGCCGTATTGGGCTTTGGGGGACTTCTTTTGGTGGCGCGAACTCAATTATTGCAGCAAGCCTCAACCCGAAGGTGCAATGTGTAGTAGCTCAGTTAACTTTTGCTGATGGTGAGTCCGTTATTACCGGAGAAATGAACGTAGAAGAGAAAGAAAAATTTGTTAGAGCGTTAGAGCGAATGCGCGACAAGAAGGCGAAGACTGGCAAAGAGTTGATGGTGCCAATCGCTAAAGTATTAGGTGACCCTCAATCTGTAGAGTTTTTTAATAATTTTAAAGATGACTTCCCAGCTTTAAATATCAAAATCCCATTCTTAACTGTGTGGGAAACCATGAATCACAAACCACTTAACGCACTAGCGTTACTAAATAAACCCCTGCTAGTAGTGGCAGCCGGTGAAGATAAAGTGAATCCAGTTAGTGAGTCGAAAACGTTATTCGAGCATGCTAATGAACCTAAACAGTTACATATTGAGCAAGGTGCAACCCACTATCAGGTGTACAGTGGTGAGTTCTTTGAATCTGTAGTCAAGCAAGAACTAAATTGGTTCGATAAGTATTTATAA
- a CDS encoding outer membrane beta-barrel protein, whose amino-acid sequence MKTKILLIALLIVNAEGVKAKQPLSPVQISSGVVFSVFDNDKADSEALGYSVGAGYNVNSHLRLGLEYSGFGALGGADSGLSTTILDASLLLPLSDYSSLYIGAGGGLSTFSDELNYSQIDTNVTASLGMQYALTKNWIADISYRGIFDLQKWQDDLYSFNVRVAYRFSNSEESYNSEHISKSYLEHRAVKITTLEESKNQKEPELRLANNQQNISKPVNLNPCKKVTQSYQVQTGDHLNKLAKLNQVSLTEILEVNRQLSNRDVNLLFPGEVIKIPQFSCD is encoded by the coding sequence ATGAAAACAAAAATTTTGTTGATCGCACTGCTAATTGTTAATGCAGAAGGCGTCAAAGCAAAACAGCCTTTATCACCTGTTCAAATCAGTAGTGGTGTGGTGTTTTCAGTTTTCGATAATGATAAAGCGGATAGTGAGGCGTTGGGTTATTCTGTCGGTGCGGGCTATAATGTCAATTCTCACTTGCGTTTGGGGTTAGAGTACAGTGGCTTTGGTGCGTTAGGTGGAGCAGATTCAGGCCTCAGTACCACTATATTGGATGCAAGCTTATTATTACCTTTGAGCGATTATTCGTCACTATACATAGGAGCCGGTGGCGGTCTATCAACTTTTAGCGATGAATTGAATTATTCACAAATTGATACCAACGTAACTGCATCGTTGGGCATGCAATATGCGCTGACAAAAAACTGGATCGCAGATATCTCTTATCGAGGAATCTTTGACTTACAAAAATGGCAAGACGACCTTTATTCGTTTAACGTTCGTGTCGCTTATCGCTTTTCAAATTCGGAAGAGAGCTATAATTCTGAACATATTAGTAAAAGTTATCTAGAACATCGGGCTGTGAAAATAACTACATTAGAGGAGAGTAAAAATCAAAAGGAGCCAGAATTAAGATTAGCAAATAACCAGCAAAATATCTCAAAGCCAGTGAACTTGAATCCATGTAAAAAAGTCACTCAATCTTATCAAGTCCAAACTGGCGACCATTTGAACAAGCTTGCTAAGTTAAACCAAGTATCACTAACGGAAATTCTTGAGGTAAACAGACAGTTATCCAATAGAGACGTTAATCTTCTATTCCCTGGTGAGGTGATTAAAATACCTCAATTTAGCTGTGACTAA
- a CDS encoding transposase: MNSNDPRYKLYLGVDTHLELHVATLINELAQVVKSKSFSADIADYRELLAWCKSYGFLQKAGIEGTGSYGAELTKFLNKNCIDVYEVMRPNRMEIRLKSKIDLKIQRMRL, encoded by the coding sequence ATGAACAGTAACGATCCCCGCTACAAATTGTATTTAGGTGTAGATACTCATTTAGAGCTTCATGTTGCAACACTTATCAATGAGCTTGCTCAGGTTGTTAAAAGTAAGTCATTTAGTGCCGACATTGCAGATTATCGTGAGCTCTTAGCATGGTGTAAGTCTTACGGGTTCCTTCAAAAAGCTGGCATCGAAGGTACGGGAAGCTATGGTGCTGAATTGACTAAATTCTTGAATAAGAATTGTATTGATGTATATGAAGTGATGCGACCAAATCGAATGGAGATACGTCTGAAAAGCAAAATAGACTTAAAGATTCAGAGAATGCGGCTATAA
- a CDS encoding TcfC E-set like domain-containing protein, producing the protein MLKKILVSTALCFTLPLVISEAYSQTAPEGFEHLFELKETSVRIRNLDGSLSSPVTLLTSFKLVKLDQDNSESFSVLADYLEKNSIKKSYQQQIISDLLNGIEDESLCLGELEQCQIFPETYELVHNYNDQELYLFISPEGVDYKRGGETTNYHSVESRKNGLINSFDLYVSAYQDSDNKFSLNDESVLGLNYGYLKSDFNISNGNEFELYEAGYHLDIDAYALKVGHFEFAPELNSTDFLRSTARFSQDSVTVGSSDKLIIGGVNSDKVLSFYVPVSGSVQVYRDERVIYQRNVSEGQNAISYDELPRGRYEARVDVSSGGEVVNSQSFQVYNSTGDTLSPGGMDYLLSAGMFADSNEGENTGVDSKSEDNVYFQALGSYQLIDSVQLGAGALTSELGNMFTLGGTLNLFQFGLDSEAVYSQFDDANHLSANISIPYINLGYEELENDNEDPVASRMYGRSNYSRVSLNSSYSFGRDQSLYASYSLTNANASNGLESDSESELLSLGYSTSAILDSRFNINVDYSHSTDDAQVNLLWTVPLSTKTESITALSSDKDGVNQFKTTLRRNEVIKSDTFDSSVEVSNTYARRQNEMYQDGRLTVSGTTEYARMNGSLTGSSNGNLGVDASLSSTQIITSDDVYLTDKHASAYTLVDIEQSEFDKNSVEEKGYFTLKKQGKDNNKFIVYRDETIIPLQDFNSYEATFESESVDLYNAGGSEAMVFSHPGTVATIEPKIRRLVSFVTAFNNISEEPVIKVECSGEGCVDVNEMTNGVYRVTVLEGMDFELTSDGTQCLLPYQFNSTSQLNFGQNYCLPIAKTDTIQNIEYKSESLNALFLGAFEVSDKLTQSMNKLEYLGYNLIKKDIGRYKAIYISHKSNKLQEVLATHANEIEKFKLMAKNMYKTNSIFYPVAKIN; encoded by the coding sequence ATGTTAAAGAAAATCTTAGTTTCGACAGCGCTATGTTTTACGCTGCCATTAGTTATATCTGAGGCCTATAGTCAGACTGCACCTGAAGGGTTCGAACACCTGTTCGAACTTAAGGAAACAAGTGTCCGCATCCGTAATCTTGATGGTTCATTGAGCTCTCCTGTCACTTTGCTCACTTCGTTTAAATTGGTCAAATTGGACCAAGATAACTCAGAGTCATTTAGTGTGCTTGCTGATTATTTAGAGAAGAACTCAATTAAAAAGAGCTACCAACAACAGATTATTAGTGATCTACTGAACGGAATTGAAGATGAAAGCCTATGCTTAGGTGAACTAGAGCAATGTCAAATTTTTCCAGAAACTTACGAGTTGGTCCATAATTATAACGACCAAGAGCTATATTTGTTTATCTCTCCAGAAGGTGTTGATTATAAACGGGGTGGAGAAACAACTAATTATCACTCAGTAGAAAGCCGCAAAAATGGTCTGATAAATTCGTTCGATTTATATGTTAGCGCATACCAAGATAGCGATAATAAATTTAGCTTAAATGACGAATCGGTTTTAGGTTTAAATTACGGTTATCTAAAAAGCGACTTCAATATATCTAACGGTAACGAGTTTGAGTTGTATGAAGCAGGATACCATCTTGATATTGACGCTTACGCGTTAAAGGTTGGTCACTTTGAATTTGCACCTGAGCTAAATTCAACAGATTTTCTAAGGAGTACTGCGCGCTTTAGCCAAGATTCTGTAACGGTCGGCTCGTCAGATAAACTTATTATTGGCGGCGTGAACAGTGACAAAGTGCTCAGCTTTTATGTGCCTGTAAGTGGAAGCGTGCAAGTTTATAGAGATGAGCGCGTCATTTACCAGCGAAATGTGTCAGAGGGGCAAAATGCGATTTCTTACGACGAACTGCCGCGCGGACGATATGAAGCAAGAGTAGATGTTTCAAGTGGCGGAGAGGTTGTAAATAGTCAAAGTTTTCAAGTCTACAACTCAACAGGCGATACTTTATCCCCGGGTGGGATGGATTACTTGTTATCCGCCGGTATGTTTGCTGATAGCAACGAGGGTGAAAATACAGGTGTTGATAGCAAGAGTGAAGATAACGTTTATTTTCAAGCATTAGGTAGCTATCAATTGATTGATAGTGTTCAACTTGGTGCGGGAGCTTTGACATCAGAACTTGGGAATATGTTCACACTGGGTGGGACATTGAATTTATTTCAATTTGGTCTGGACAGCGAAGCGGTTTATAGTCAGTTTGACGATGCTAATCACTTAAGTGCGAACATTAGTATACCGTATATCAATCTTGGTTACGAAGAGTTGGAAAACGATAACGAAGACCCTGTGGCATCACGTATGTATGGTCGCTCAAATTACTCTCGTGTGTCATTAAATAGCTCTTATTCATTTGGCCGAGACCAGTCGCTGTATGCGTCATACTCCTTGACGAACGCTAACGCATCAAATGGCTTAGAATCTGATAGCGAGTCTGAACTGTTGTCTTTAGGTTACAGTACCTCTGCGATCCTTGATTCGAGGTTTAATATTAACGTGGATTATAGCCACAGTACCGATGACGCACAGGTTAACTTACTTTGGACAGTTCCATTATCAACGAAGACAGAATCAATTACGGCATTATCTTCAGACAAAGATGGAGTAAATCAGTTTAAGACGACACTTCGTCGTAACGAAGTTATCAAGAGCGACACGTTTGATTCATCAGTAGAAGTAAGTAACACATATGCACGACGCCAAAACGAAATGTACCAAGATGGACGTTTGACTGTAAGCGGCACTACAGAATATGCAAGGATGAACGGTTCGCTTACCGGGTCTAGTAACGGTAATCTGGGTGTTGATGCTAGCTTATCGAGCACTCAAATTATAACTAGTGACGATGTTTATCTTACAGACAAGCATGCTTCGGCATACACATTAGTAGATATCGAACAAAGTGAATTTGACAAAAATTCAGTTGAAGAGAAAGGCTACTTTACACTCAAAAAGCAGGGGAAGGATAATAATAAATTCATCGTGTACCGTGATGAGACCATTATACCGTTACAAGATTTTAATAGTTATGAAGCTACATTTGAGTCTGAAAGCGTTGATTTATATAACGCCGGTGGCAGCGAGGCTATGGTGTTCAGTCACCCAGGTACAGTTGCCACAATAGAGCCCAAAATTCGACGCCTAGTGTCGTTTGTGACAGCGTTTAACAATATTTCCGAAGAGCCTGTAATTAAGGTCGAATGCAGCGGTGAAGGATGCGTAGATGTGAATGAAATGACTAACGGCGTATACAGAGTAACGGTATTAGAGGGGATGGATTTTGAGTTAACGTCAGACGGTACTCAATGTTTATTGCCTTATCAGTTTAATTCTACGAGTCAATTGAATTTCGGACAAAACTATTGCTTACCGATTGCTAAAACAGATACTATACAGAACATTGAATATAAATCAGAATCGTTAAATGCATTATTTCTTGGAGCATTTGAAGTGTCGGATAAATTAACACAATCGATGAATAAACTTGAATATTTAGGTTACAATTTGATTAAAAAAGATATAGGGCGCTATAAAGCGATTTATATATCTCATAAGTCAAATAAGTTACAGGAAGTGTTAGCAACGCATGCGAACGAAATCGAGAAATTTAAACTAATGGCTAAAAATATGTATAAAACAAATAGTATATTTTATCCAGTCGCAAAGATTAACTAG
- the tpx gene encoding thiol peroxidase codes for MSQVTFQGNPVKVVGGIPVVGEQAPEFSLTASDLSDLTLSSFKGQNVIINIFPSIDTPVCSASVKRFNEEASKLENTVVLCVSADLPFAVGRFCEVENISNVQHASIFRSFDFSENYGVSITEGALRGLTTRAIVCVSTDGKVTYSELVKEITDEPNYSLALNAF; via the coding sequence ATGTCACAAGTAACTTTCCAAGGAAACCCAGTAAAAGTTGTAGGGGGGATTCCTGTTGTAGGTGAGCAGGCTCCAGAGTTTTCTCTAACCGCTTCAGATTTATCTGACCTAACACTTTCGTCGTTCAAAGGTCAGAATGTAATAATTAACATTTTCCCAAGCATTGATACTCCGGTTTGTTCGGCAAGCGTTAAGAGATTCAACGAAGAAGCTTCAAAACTTGAAAATACCGTGGTGTTATGTGTTTCTGCTGACTTACCTTTTGCGGTCGGTCGCTTCTGTGAAGTTGAAAATATCAGCAATGTTCAACATGCGTCAATCTTCCGTAGCTTTGATTTTTCAGAGAATTACGGTGTATCAATTACAGAGGGCGCTCTGAGAGGTTTAACAACTCGTGCAATCGTATGTGTGAGTACCGATGGAAAAGTTACATATTCAGAGTTAGTTAAAGAAATAACCGATGAACCTAATTACTCGCTAGCCTTGAATGCTTTCTAA
- a CDS encoding aryl-sulfate sulfotransferase: protein MKIIKTISRMFPYTFFILLSLYIQINMAHAKAPDDLVELHTKKWDELVLKIANGAYEPANPYIELDPFRLDNNTAAAPLTALIGVKTLSFSHVSVTVKGKTPETDVSYQFTEESMEHFIPIAGLYPDYANIVEVSYVHPLSPSLDETYTYTIQTEPLPDDFPIIEELDPALISQPERMQRGLTFIGVQTHGFIGIDANHEVRWYVGRDLYSNQDISEDWSSFIRTENGNFLFTNTFYQLNEVDILGRCIKQTNTDFRMHHDLVELPNGNILMPAEVANAFTSEPEPVKIEDQLVELDYNSLAPKPERIKYFDFKNIIDESRFYQPNIDEDNEDVYGIEVIDWMHMNRGDYNPESNSYMISSRHQDAVIAFNQNSSFDSVTHEAGADIRWILGAHDNWTIEYQPYLLIPVDENGNSDGNYSDKRWLDRNFWNWGQHSATFLPDQDNNPSTVDIILFDNGNFRSFDSSYWVNAADNSSRYVHYRIDEVDKTVQLIYEYSDQYSYKYYSGYVGNVVRYSDNNESGTFLINYGGANFDGEGNKIGTPNGDPEDGSSVTGVFAEIAVTEVDFETGQPIFGVKISNGDTGHFSFYSFKSLRFPMYPDNLELNSPYH, encoded by the coding sequence ATGAAAATCATAAAAACTATATCTAGAATGTTTCCCTATACATTTTTCATATTATTATCACTCTATATACAAATAAATATGGCTCATGCAAAAGCTCCTGATGATCTTGTTGAATTGCATACAAAGAAATGGGATGAGCTAGTTTTAAAAATTGCTAATGGAGCCTATGAGCCAGCTAATCCATATATTGAACTGGATCCATTTAGACTTGATAACAATACTGCAGCGGCCCCTTTAACCGCACTTATTGGCGTAAAAACTCTTTCATTTAGCCATGTATCTGTAACGGTAAAAGGAAAAACTCCTGAGACGGACGTTAGCTATCAATTTACAGAGGAAAGCATGGAGCATTTTATTCCCATTGCAGGGCTGTATCCTGATTACGCGAATATCGTAGAGGTTAGTTATGTTCATCCGCTCTCCCCTTCTCTTGATGAGACATATACATATACTATTCAAACTGAACCATTACCTGATGATTTTCCTATAATAGAAGAGCTAGATCCAGCCCTAATATCTCAACCCGAGCGTATGCAGCGAGGCCTCACTTTTATAGGGGTTCAAACTCATGGTTTTATTGGTATTGATGCCAACCATGAGGTTAGATGGTATGTTGGGCGCGATCTTTATTCAAACCAAGATATATCTGAAGATTGGTCGTCTTTTATCCGTACAGAAAATGGTAACTTTCTATTTACTAACACATTCTATCAACTTAATGAAGTTGACATTTTAGGCAGGTGTATAAAGCAAACTAATACTGACTTTAGGATGCATCATGATTTAGTCGAGCTTCCAAATGGCAATATTCTAATGCCAGCCGAGGTGGCTAATGCTTTTACTAGTGAACCAGAACCTGTAAAGATCGAAGATCAGCTGGTCGAATTGGATTACAATTCGCTCGCACCAAAACCAGAGCGAATTAAATATTTCGACTTCAAAAATATTATTGATGAATCACGCTTTTATCAACCAAATATTGACGAAGATAATGAAGACGTATATGGAATAGAAGTTATCGATTGGATGCATATGAATCGAGGAGATTATAACCCTGAAAGTAACTCTTATATGATATCCTCGCGCCATCAAGATGCGGTCATAGCTTTCAATCAAAACTCATCATTTGACTCGGTTACACATGAAGCTGGGGCTGACATCCGATGGATATTAGGCGCTCATGATAACTGGACAATCGAATATCAACCTTACTTACTTATACCAGTTGACGAGAATGGAAATAGTGATGGTAATTATTCAGATAAACGCTGGTTAGATCGTAACTTCTGGAATTGGGGGCAGCATTCAGCGACATTCTTACCAGACCAGGATAATAATCCAAGCACAGTTGACATAATCTTATTTGACAATGGAAACTTCCGAAGTTTTGATTCATCTTACTGGGTTAACGCTGCTGACAATAGCTCTCGATATGTACACTACCGAATTGATGAAGTAGATAAAACCGTTCAGCTAATCTATGAATACAGCGATCAATATTCATACAAATATTATAGTGGGTATGTTGGAAATGTCGTTAGATACTCTGATAATAACGAAAGTGGTACGTTTTTAATAAATTATGGTGGTGCAAACTTTGATGGAGAAGGCAATAAAATAGGAACTCCCAATGGAGATCCTGAAGACGGTTCAAGTGTAACGGGGGTTTTCGCTGAAATAGCTGTAACTGAAGTTGACTTTGAAACTGGTCAGCCAATCTTCGGTGTGAAAATATCCAATGGTGATACTGGGCATTTTTCATTCTATAGTTTCAAGTCGTTGCGATTCCCAATGTACCCAGATAACTTAGAACTAAACAGCCCCTATCATTAA